The Carassius auratus strain Wakin chromosome 27, ASM336829v1, whole genome shotgun sequence genome includes a region encoding these proteins:
- the ebna1bp2 gene encoding putative rRNA-processing protein EBP2, whose product MVEIGEDPQMGFESEEDDDELSDGELQEAFSKGLLKPGLNVPLLEPKKAINNVEGLKKCLAEFKKSLPWAERLDLTNYPAADIAAQAEGRAQQAEGSEDVSAEDDFQREMYFYRQAQATVLAALPKLQKFKIPTKRPEDYFAEMAKTDQHMQKIRKKLLLKQAAMEKSEKAKKLREQRKYGKKVQTEVIQNRQKQKKAMLTAVKKYQKGMTDKLDFLEGDQDQRPKAAAAKKQINKKGPNSKKKYKDKKFGFGGKKKGTKWNTKDSHDDVSGFKAKMAHGKGGKHFGKGGKTNKRPGKESRRKMKARK is encoded by the exons ATGGTAGAAATAGGTGAGGATCCCCAGATGGGATTTGAGTCCGAGGAAGACGACGACGAATTATCCGACGGCGAG CTGCAAGAAGCTTTTTCCAAGGGTTTGCTCAAACCTGGACTGAATGTTCCTCTGCTCGAGCCGAAGAAGGCCATCAACAATGTG GAGGGTCTTAAGAAATGCCTGGCTGAGTTTAAGAAGAGCCTGCCGTGGGCTGAAAGGCTGGACCTCACTAATTACCCAGCGGCTGACATTGCTGCGCAAGCGGAGGGCAGAGCACAGCAAGCTGAAGGGAGCGAAGACGTCAGCGCAGAAGATGACTTTCAGAGGGAGATGTACTT TTACCGGCAGGCCCAAGCAACTGTTTTAGCAGCGCTGCCAAAGCTGCAAAAGTTCAAGATTCCTACCAAGAGACCTGAGGATTACTTTGCAGAGATGGCCAAGACAGATCAGCACATGCAGAAG ATTAGGAAGAAGCTTCTTCTGAAGCAAGCTGCAATGGAGAAGTCAGAAAAGGCCAAGAAGCTCAGAGAACAGAGGAAGTATGGCAAAAAG GTTCAAACAGAGGTGATTCAGAACAGGCAGAAACAGAAGAAAGCAATGCTGACGGCTGTAAAGAAGTATCAGAAAG GAATGACAGATAAATTGGACTTCTTGGAAGGAGATCAAGATCAGAGaccgaaagcagcagcagcaaaaaagcaaataaacaaaaaagg TCCAAATTCTAAGAAGAAATACAAGGATAAGAAGTTTGGCTTTGGGGGAAAGAAGAAGGGCACCAAATGGAACACCAAAGACAGCCATGACGACGTTTCAGGATTCAAGGCCAAAATGGCTCATGGGAAAGGTGGGAAACATTTCGGCAAAGGAGGCAAGACCAAt aaacggCCAGGGAAGGAATCACGGAGGAAAATGAAGGCACGTAAATGA